The following proteins are co-located in the Palaemon carinicauda isolate YSFRI2023 chromosome 30, ASM3689809v2, whole genome shotgun sequence genome:
- the LOC137623597 gene encoding uncharacterized protein, whose product MFYALPTTEFRRMAYTYAVACGSKSIPPAREEEKMATRDWYYGFMSRHPELKLKTSEGISIARATAFNKVSVDCFFTAYTEAMEKYCVSPDRIYNLDEKCLSTVLKPVKVVCERGQPVASQVSQERGATMTFVRIVNAAGHYIPPVFIIPRKRWNDSFMRGTIDGSKSILHLNGWMNGKCFLETLQHVHDKTFCSVDDKIILIIDNTVCHLNIYVINYAIDNGIVIVTLPPHTTLKFQSLDVSVYGPFKTYLRSFQSDFSLMHPTLASRSTCCQSLRPRHGSEAPLLPTS is encoded by the coding sequence ATGTTCTATGCCCTTCCTACGACGGAATTTCGTAGGATGGCCTATACCTACGCTGTAGCTTGTGGCAGCAAGTCGATTCCTCCAGCCcgggaggaagagaagatggcTACCAGGGACTGGTATTATGGCTTCATGTCTCGTCATCCCGAGCTCAAGTTGAAGACTTCAGAGGGTATATCCATTGCACGGGCCACAGCCTTCAATAAGGTTAGTGTGGACTGTTTTTTCACGGCGTATACCGAGGCAATGGAGAAGTACTGTGTCAGTCCCGACCGGATCTACAACTTGGACGAGAAATGCTTGTCGACTGTGCTGAAGCCGGTAAAGGTTGTGTGTGAGAGAGGCCAGCCTGTTGCATCCCAGGTTTCGCAGGAACGAGGTGCCACCATGACTTTTGTTAGAATTGTAAATGCTGCAGGACATTACATCCCTCCAGTTTTTATAATCCCCAGAAAGAGATGGAACGACTCGTTCATGAGAGGTACAATTGATGGGTCCAAGAGTATATTGCATCTGAATGGGTGGATGAATGGAAAATGTTTCTTGGAGACACTCCAGCATGTCCATGATAAGACTTTTTGTAGTGTGGACGACAAAATCATTCTTATCATAGACAATACTGTGTGTCACTTGAATATCTATGTCATTAATTATGCCATTGACAATGGCATAGTTATTGTCACTTTGCCGCCCCACACGACGTTAAAGTTCCAGTCATTGGATGTGAGTGTCTATGGCCCATTCAAGACGTACCTGAGGTCATTTCAGTCTGACTTCTCTCTCATGCACCCCACACTGGCATCACGGAGCACATGCTGCCAGAGTTTGCGTCCAAGGCATGGATCAGAAGCGCCACTCCTTCCAACATCCTGA